From a region of the Oryzias melastigma strain HK-1 linkage group LG4, ASM292280v2, whole genome shotgun sequence genome:
- the tbc1d7 gene encoding TBC1 domain family member 7, whose amino-acid sequence MADDPQRNFRSAYYEKMGFRGVEEKKSLEILLKDNPLDLEKLSTFSQRFPLPSMYRIHVWKVLLGILPPHSDSHALVGGYRKEQYQDIKEALEVMRYINSSTPSTHVYLRMFQLENQVLPRCSETLPPDEENEDFLAVSRAMEEIVDDPVDCYWLIKCFITQFYTKFGDSVPHLPKSLEHYLSQEEPRLLTHLKNTGALLQLPYSLWFRRCFAGCLPECSLQRVWDKVISGSCKILVFVALEILLSYKIMLLGINRPEGMVNFLSNIPQENTDAIVTKAVELWQKYCGNPVHAV is encoded by the exons ATGGCTGACGACCCTCAGAGAAACTTTCGCTCAGCTTACTATGAGAAAATGGGCTTCAGGGGCGTGGAGGAAAAGAAGTCTCTAGAAATACTGCTAAAGGACAACCCTCTAG ATCTGGAAAAGCTGAGCACCTTTAGTCAAAGGTTCCCGCTTCCCTCCATGTACAGGATTCATGTGTGGAAGGTGCTGTTAG GGATCCTCCCTCCCCACAGTGACTCCCACGCTCTGGTTGGAGGTTACAGGAAGGAGCAGTACCAGGACATCAAGGAGGCTTTGGAGGTGATGCGGTACATAAACTCATCCACGCCGTCAACGCACGTGTACCTGCGCATGTTCCAGCTGGAGAACCAGGTGCTGCCGCGATGCTCCGAGACGTTACCTCCA gatgaGGAGAACGAGGACTTCCTGGCAGTCAGCAGAGCCATGGAGGAGATTGTGGATGATCCGGTGGACTGCTACTGGCtcatcaaatgttttattactcAGTTCTACACAAAGTTTGGGGATTCGGTTCCACATCTG CCAAAGAGCCTGGAGCATTACCTGAGCCAGGAGGAGCCGCGGCTGCTGACCCACCTGAAGAACACAGGAGCGCTGCTTCAACTGCCCTACAGCCTCTGGTTCAGACGCTGCTTCGCCGGCTGTCTGCCCGAGTGCAGCCTGCAGAG GGTTTGGGACAAGGTGATCAGTGGCTCCTGTAAGATCCTGGTGTTTGTGGCCCTGGAGATCCTGCTCAGCTATAAGATCATGCTGCTGGGCATCAACCGGCCAGAGGGCATGGTCAACTTCCTGTCTAAC ATCCCGCAGGAAAACACGGACGCCATCGTGACGAAAGCCGTGGAGCTCTGGCAGAAGTATTGCGGGAACCCGGTTCATGCTGTGTGA
- the LOC112150811 gene encoding phosphatase and actin regulator 1 isoform X1 encodes MTGRGGDRVCSGPGARTDTSCYCEEEKPKKRKRALCLSRRKPRGQQRREAPAHNNNNTPLSIHCQLGKEIKHICSNCRRAEQLDGERTDAGAEEVERLAAMRSDSLVPGTHTPPIRRRSKFATLGRLFKPWKWRKKKSEKFKQTSAVLERKMSTRQSREELIKKGLLKEVFDKDSAPSSLQEEVKMENGRSPSLSSAPSDCDDGERMDGAAAAVGSSDVQMPNDGTCQQDFCQAPPTKTSAPCPTDGGESPLSRPPSVHKQPPALPPKPFSRLPNHFTDGAPIRLPCMSIKLSPPLPSKKLLISVPVSTMEPSPLAFQKCPAPSSHPPVGGPSLQYGQLPLPLHPPSRIIEELNKTLALTMQRFESSMTHAGPAVMIECDDDDKENHPDEADYEDLPGMYNEEEEEEEEEEEEEEEDEEEEEEDDDDTLFTSTLAMKILRRDSLAIKLSNRPSKRELEEKNILPMQSDQERLESRQQTATKLTRRLSQRPTAEELEQRNILKPRNDQEEQEEKREIKRHLSKKLSQRPTVEELREAKILIRFSDYVEVAEAQDYDRRADKPWTRLTAADKAAIRKELNEFKSTEMEVHESSRHLTRFHRP; translated from the exons ATGACGGGCCGCGGAGGGGACAGGGTGTGCTCCGGACCCGGAGCGAGGACCGACACCTCCTGCTACTGCGAGGAGGAGAAGcctaaaaagaggaaaagagccCTGTGTCTGTCCAGAAGGAAGCCTCGCGGACAGCAGCGCCGCGAGGCTCCCGCTCACAATAACAACAACACGCCGCTCAGCATCCACTGTCAGCTCGGGAAGGAGATCAAACACATCTGCAGCAACTGCCGGAGAGCGGAGCAGCTGGACGGTGAGCGCACAGACGCAGGAG CTGAAGAAGTGGAGCGTTTGGCAGCAATGCGCTCCGACTCGCTGGTGCCGGGCACGCACACGCCTCCCATTCGGCGGAGGAGCAAGTTCGCCACCTTGGGCCGCCTGTTCAAACCCTGGaagtggaggaagaagaagagcgAGAAGTTTAAGCAGACGTCTGCGG TTCTGGAGAGAAAGATGTCGACCCGTCAGAGCCGAGAGGAGCTCATCAAGAAAGGCCTCCTGAAGGAGGTTTTTGACAAAG aCAGCGCTCCATCAAGTCTccaggaggaggtgaagatggAGAACGGGCGCTCCCCATCgcttagctccgccccttcagATTGTGACGATGGTGAGCGGATGGATGGAGCCGCAGCAGCTGTAG GATCATCTGATGTTCAGATGCCGAATGATGGCACATGTCAGCAGGACTTCTGccaggccccgcccacaaagACATCAGCGCCCTGTCCGACTGACGGTGGGGAGTCGCCGCTCTCCAGACCTCCATCCGTTCACAAACAGCCTCCCGCTCTGCCACCAAAACCCTTCAGCAGGCTGCCCAATCACTTCACAG ACGGCGCCCCCATCAGGTTACCGTGCATGTCCATCAAGCTGTCCCCCCCTCTACCTTCAAAGAAGCTCCTGATCTCTGTCCCTGTGAGCACCATGGAGCCGTCCCCGCTGGCCTTCCAGAAGTGTCCCGCCCCTTCCAGCCACCCCCCTGTGGGCGGGCCCTCGCTGCAGTACGGACAgctgcccctccccctccatccACCCAGCCGGATCATAGAGGAACTAAACAAAACCCTGGCCCTCACCATGCAGAGGTTTGAGAG CTCCATGACGCACGCGGGTCCCGCGGTGATGATCGAATGTGACGACGATGACAAAGAAAACCATCCCGACGAGGCCGACTATGAAGACCTGCCAGGGATGTACaacgaggaggaagaggaagaggaggaggaggaagaagaagaggaggaagacgaggaggaggaagaggaggacgatGACGACACGCTTTTCACAA GTACGCTCGCCATGAAGATTTTACGGAGAGACTCTCTGGCCATCAAGCTGAGCAACCGGCCCTCCAAGagggagctggaggagaagaaCATCCTGCCCATGCAGTCGGACCAGGAGCGGCTGGAGTCACGGCAGCAGACGGCCACCAAGCTGACCAG GCGTCTGAGTCAGAGGCCGACGGCTGAGGAACTGGAACAGAGGAACATACTGAAGC CTCGCAATGatcaggaggagcaggaggagaagaggGAGATCAAAAGACATTTATCTAAAAAG CTCAGCCAGAGACCCACCGTGGAGGAGCTGAGGGAGGCGAAGATCCTCATCCGCTTCAGCGACTATGTGGAGGTGGCCGAGGCTCAGGACTACGACAGGAGAGCCGACAAACCGTGGACGCGGCTAACGGCCGCCGATAAG GCCGCCATAAGGAAGGAGCTGAACGAGTTCAAAAGCACAGAAATGGAGGTGCATGAGTCGAGCCGCCATCTGACCAG GTTCCACCGGCCCTGA
- the LOC112150811 gene encoding phosphatase and actin regulator 1 isoform X3: MAAAPEEEVDRRPIRRVRSKSDTPYINEARISLHLETAEEVERLAAMRSDSLVPGTHTPPIRRRSKFATLGRLFKPWKWRKKKSEKFKQTSAVLERKMSTRQSREELIKKGLLKEVFDKDSAPSSLQEEVKMENGRSPSLSSAPSDCDDGERMDGAAAAVGSSDVQMPNDGTCQQDFCQAPPTKTSAPCPTDGGESPLSRPPSVHKQPPALPPKPFSRLPNHFTDGAPIRLPCMSIKLSPPLPSKKLLISVPVSTMEPSPLAFQKCPAPSSHPPVGGPSLQYGQLPLPLHPPSRIIEELNKTLALTMQRFESSMTHAGPAVMIECDDDDKENHPDEADYEDLPGMYNEEEEEEEEEEEEEEEDEEEEEEDDDDTLFTSTLAMKILRRDSLAIKLSNRPSKRELEEKNILPMQSDQERLESRQQTATKLTRRLSQRPTAEELEQRNILKPRNDQEEQEEKREIKRHLSKKLSQRPTVEELREAKILIRFSDYVEVAEAQDYDRRADKPWTRLTAADKAAIRKELNEFKSTEMEVHESSRHLTRFHRP; the protein is encoded by the exons CTGAAGAAGTGGAGCGTTTGGCAGCAATGCGCTCCGACTCGCTGGTGCCGGGCACGCACACGCCTCCCATTCGGCGGAGGAGCAAGTTCGCCACCTTGGGCCGCCTGTTCAAACCCTGGaagtggaggaagaagaagagcgAGAAGTTTAAGCAGACGTCTGCGG TTCTGGAGAGAAAGATGTCGACCCGTCAGAGCCGAGAGGAGCTCATCAAGAAAGGCCTCCTGAAGGAGGTTTTTGACAAAG aCAGCGCTCCATCAAGTCTccaggaggaggtgaagatggAGAACGGGCGCTCCCCATCgcttagctccgccccttcagATTGTGACGATGGTGAGCGGATGGATGGAGCCGCAGCAGCTGTAG GATCATCTGATGTTCAGATGCCGAATGATGGCACATGTCAGCAGGACTTCTGccaggccccgcccacaaagACATCAGCGCCCTGTCCGACTGACGGTGGGGAGTCGCCGCTCTCCAGACCTCCATCCGTTCACAAACAGCCTCCCGCTCTGCCACCAAAACCCTTCAGCAGGCTGCCCAATCACTTCACAG ACGGCGCCCCCATCAGGTTACCGTGCATGTCCATCAAGCTGTCCCCCCCTCTACCTTCAAAGAAGCTCCTGATCTCTGTCCCTGTGAGCACCATGGAGCCGTCCCCGCTGGCCTTCCAGAAGTGTCCCGCCCCTTCCAGCCACCCCCCTGTGGGCGGGCCCTCGCTGCAGTACGGACAgctgcccctccccctccatccACCCAGCCGGATCATAGAGGAACTAAACAAAACCCTGGCCCTCACCATGCAGAGGTTTGAGAG CTCCATGACGCACGCGGGTCCCGCGGTGATGATCGAATGTGACGACGATGACAAAGAAAACCATCCCGACGAGGCCGACTATGAAGACCTGCCAGGGATGTACaacgaggaggaagaggaagaggaggaggaggaagaagaagaggaggaagacgaggaggaggaagaggaggacgatGACGACACGCTTTTCACAA GTACGCTCGCCATGAAGATTTTACGGAGAGACTCTCTGGCCATCAAGCTGAGCAACCGGCCCTCCAAGagggagctggaggagaagaaCATCCTGCCCATGCAGTCGGACCAGGAGCGGCTGGAGTCACGGCAGCAGACGGCCACCAAGCTGACCAG GCGTCTGAGTCAGAGGCCGACGGCTGAGGAACTGGAACAGAGGAACATACTGAAGC CTCGCAATGatcaggaggagcaggaggagaagaggGAGATCAAAAGACATTTATCTAAAAAG CTCAGCCAGAGACCCACCGTGGAGGAGCTGAGGGAGGCGAAGATCCTCATCCGCTTCAGCGACTATGTGGAGGTGGCCGAGGCTCAGGACTACGACAGGAGAGCCGACAAACCGTGGACGCGGCTAACGGCCGCCGATAAG GCCGCCATAAGGAAGGAGCTGAACGAGTTCAAAAGCACAGAAATGGAGGTGCATGAGTCGAGCCGCCATCTGACCAG GTTCCACCGGCCCTGA
- the LOC112150811 gene encoding phosphatase and actin regulator 1 isoform X2: MTGRGGDRVCSGPGARTDTSCYCEEEKPKKRKRALCLSRRKPRGQQRREAPAHNNNNTPLSIHCQLGKEIKHICSNCRRAEQLDAEEVERLAAMRSDSLVPGTHTPPIRRRSKFATLGRLFKPWKWRKKKSEKFKQTSAVLERKMSTRQSREELIKKGLLKEVFDKDSAPSSLQEEVKMENGRSPSLSSAPSDCDDGERMDGAAAAVGSSDVQMPNDGTCQQDFCQAPPTKTSAPCPTDGGESPLSRPPSVHKQPPALPPKPFSRLPNHFTDGAPIRLPCMSIKLSPPLPSKKLLISVPVSTMEPSPLAFQKCPAPSSHPPVGGPSLQYGQLPLPLHPPSRIIEELNKTLALTMQRFESSMTHAGPAVMIECDDDDKENHPDEADYEDLPGMYNEEEEEEEEEEEEEEEDEEEEEEDDDDTLFTSTLAMKILRRDSLAIKLSNRPSKRELEEKNILPMQSDQERLESRQQTATKLTRRLSQRPTAEELEQRNILKPRNDQEEQEEKREIKRHLSKKLSQRPTVEELREAKILIRFSDYVEVAEAQDYDRRADKPWTRLTAADKAAIRKELNEFKSTEMEVHESSRHLTRFHRP; encoded by the exons ATGACGGGCCGCGGAGGGGACAGGGTGTGCTCCGGACCCGGAGCGAGGACCGACACCTCCTGCTACTGCGAGGAGGAGAAGcctaaaaagaggaaaagagccCTGTGTCTGTCCAGAAGGAAGCCTCGCGGACAGCAGCGCCGCGAGGCTCCCGCTCACAATAACAACAACACGCCGCTCAGCATCCACTGTCAGCTCGGGAAGGAGATCAAACACATCTGCAGCAACTGCCGGAGAGCGGAGCAGCTGGACG CTGAAGAAGTGGAGCGTTTGGCAGCAATGCGCTCCGACTCGCTGGTGCCGGGCACGCACACGCCTCCCATTCGGCGGAGGAGCAAGTTCGCCACCTTGGGCCGCCTGTTCAAACCCTGGaagtggaggaagaagaagagcgAGAAGTTTAAGCAGACGTCTGCGG TTCTGGAGAGAAAGATGTCGACCCGTCAGAGCCGAGAGGAGCTCATCAAGAAAGGCCTCCTGAAGGAGGTTTTTGACAAAG aCAGCGCTCCATCAAGTCTccaggaggaggtgaagatggAGAACGGGCGCTCCCCATCgcttagctccgccccttcagATTGTGACGATGGTGAGCGGATGGATGGAGCCGCAGCAGCTGTAG GATCATCTGATGTTCAGATGCCGAATGATGGCACATGTCAGCAGGACTTCTGccaggccccgcccacaaagACATCAGCGCCCTGTCCGACTGACGGTGGGGAGTCGCCGCTCTCCAGACCTCCATCCGTTCACAAACAGCCTCCCGCTCTGCCACCAAAACCCTTCAGCAGGCTGCCCAATCACTTCACAG ACGGCGCCCCCATCAGGTTACCGTGCATGTCCATCAAGCTGTCCCCCCCTCTACCTTCAAAGAAGCTCCTGATCTCTGTCCCTGTGAGCACCATGGAGCCGTCCCCGCTGGCCTTCCAGAAGTGTCCCGCCCCTTCCAGCCACCCCCCTGTGGGCGGGCCCTCGCTGCAGTACGGACAgctgcccctccccctccatccACCCAGCCGGATCATAGAGGAACTAAACAAAACCCTGGCCCTCACCATGCAGAGGTTTGAGAG CTCCATGACGCACGCGGGTCCCGCGGTGATGATCGAATGTGACGACGATGACAAAGAAAACCATCCCGACGAGGCCGACTATGAAGACCTGCCAGGGATGTACaacgaggaggaagaggaagaggaggaggaggaagaagaagaggaggaagacgaggaggaggaagaggaggacgatGACGACACGCTTTTCACAA GTACGCTCGCCATGAAGATTTTACGGAGAGACTCTCTGGCCATCAAGCTGAGCAACCGGCCCTCCAAGagggagctggaggagaagaaCATCCTGCCCATGCAGTCGGACCAGGAGCGGCTGGAGTCACGGCAGCAGACGGCCACCAAGCTGACCAG GCGTCTGAGTCAGAGGCCGACGGCTGAGGAACTGGAACAGAGGAACATACTGAAGC CTCGCAATGatcaggaggagcaggaggagaagaggGAGATCAAAAGACATTTATCTAAAAAG CTCAGCCAGAGACCCACCGTGGAGGAGCTGAGGGAGGCGAAGATCCTCATCCGCTTCAGCGACTATGTGGAGGTGGCCGAGGCTCAGGACTACGACAGGAGAGCCGACAAACCGTGGACGCGGCTAACGGCCGCCGATAAG GCCGCCATAAGGAAGGAGCTGAACGAGTTCAAAAGCACAGAAATGGAGGTGCATGAGTCGAGCCGCCATCTGACCAG GTTCCACCGGCCCTGA